A part of Pantoea vagans genomic DNA contains:
- a CDS encoding YggL family protein — translation MATQRSRRLRKKLHIDEFQELGFSVAWRFPEGTSESEIDETLNQFINEAIDPNGLAFDGSGYLVWEGLVCLQKTGKCTDEHRALVRKWLEDCKLQDVQMTELFDVWWD, via the coding sequence ATGGCCACACAACGCAGCCGCCGTTTACGTAAAAAACTGCACATCGACGAGTTTCAGGAACTGGGCTTCTCCGTTGCCTGGCGCTTCCCGGAAGGCACCAGCGAAAGCGAAATTGATGAGACGCTGAACCAGTTTATCAATGAAGCGATCGATCCTAACGGCCTGGCCTTTGATGGCAGCGGCTACCTGGTGTGGGAAGGTCTGGTTTGCCTGCAGAAAACCGGCAAATGCACCGATGAGCATCGTGCGCTGGTCCGCAAATGGCTGGAAGACTGCAAGCTGCAGGATGTGCAGATGACGGAACTCTTTGACGTCTGGTGGGACTAA
- the mltC gene encoding membrane-bound lytic murein transglycosylase MltC, which produces MNKKLIALLVIAPLLVSCSGSKNQQSHEEWVKDTNGFDILMGQFAHNIENIWGINEVLIAGPKDYVKYSDNYYTRSHINFESGKLTIETISGTDPMASLRQAIVTTLLIGEDPGNVDLYSDANDIEISKEPLLYGQVLDNTGQPIRWQGRAEAFADYLIQNKLMRRTSGLHVIYSISIPMVPNHLDKRAHKYLPMVRKAAEQYGVDASLILAIMQTESSFNPYAVSHSDALGLMQVVQHTAGVDVFRMKGKWGKPSRSYLLDPENNIDAGTAYLSLLQRSYLGGIQDPVSRRYAVITAYNGGAGSVLRVFSSDKDRAFSMINGMSPSKVYSTLANQHPSAESRRYLYKVSTAQKSYRGF; this is translated from the coding sequence ATGAATAAAAAATTAATCGCCCTGCTGGTGATAGCACCACTTTTGGTTTCCTGTTCCGGGTCAAAGAATCAGCAATCCCACGAGGAGTGGGTTAAAGACACCAACGGCTTTGATATTCTGATGGGCCAGTTTGCTCACAATATTGAGAATATCTGGGGTATCAATGAGGTCCTGATCGCCGGACCGAAAGATTACGTCAAATATAGCGACAACTATTACACCCGCAGCCACATCAACTTTGAAAGCGGTAAGCTGACCATCGAAACCATTTCTGGCACCGATCCAATGGCCAGTCTGCGTCAGGCTATCGTGACCACGCTGTTGATTGGCGAAGATCCGGGTAATGTCGATCTCTATTCTGACGCCAACGACATTGAGATCAGTAAAGAGCCGCTGCTCTATGGTCAGGTGCTGGATAACACCGGTCAGCCGATTCGCTGGCAGGGTCGCGCTGAAGCCTTTGCTGACTATCTGATTCAGAATAAATTGATGCGCCGTACCTCGGGTCTGCATGTGATTTACAGCATTTCGATTCCGATGGTGCCGAACCACCTGGATAAGCGTGCGCACAAATACCTGCCGATGGTGCGTAAAGCCGCCGAGCAGTATGGTGTCGACGCTTCGTTGATCCTGGCGATTATGCAGACCGAGTCGAGCTTCAACCCCTACGCCGTGAGCCATTCTGATGCGCTGGGTCTGATGCAGGTGGTGCAGCATACCGCCGGTGTTGACGTGTTCCGCATGAAAGGTAAATGGGGCAAGCCGAGCCGCAGCTATCTGCTGGATCCGGAGAACAACATCGATGCCGGTACAGCTTATCTGTCGCTGTTGCAGCGCAGCTATCTGGGCGGCATTCAGGATCCGGTATCACGCCGCTATGCGGTGATCACCGCCTATAACGGTGGTGCAGGCAGCGTGCTGCGCGTCTTCTCCAGCGATAAAGATCGGGCGTTCTCGATGATTAACGGCATGTCACCCAGCAAGGTCTATTCGACCCTGGCGAACCAGCATCCGTCGGCGGAGTCGCGTCGTTATCTGTATAAGGTGAGTACGGCGCAGAAGAGTTATCGGGGATTCTGA
- a CDS encoding oxidative damage protection protein: MSRTIFCTFLQRDAEGQDFQLYPGDLGKRIYNDISKEAWQKWMAKQTMLINEKKLNMMNPEDRKVLEKEMINFLFEGKDVHIEGYTPPEA, encoded by the coding sequence ATGAGCCGCACCATTTTTTGTACTTTTTTACAGCGCGACGCGGAAGGTCAGGATTTTCAGCTCTATCCGGGCGACCTGGGTAAGCGCATTTACAACGACATCTCCAAAGAAGCCTGGCAGAAGTGGATGGCGAAACAGACCATGTTGATCAACGAGAAGAAGCTCAACATGATGAATCCCGAAGATCGTAAGGTGCTGGAGAAGGAGATGATCAATTTCCTGTTCGAAGGCAAAGACGTTCATATCGAAGGCTATACACCGCCAGAAGCGTAA
- a CDS encoding heme ABC transporter ATP-binding protein: protein MERLEATGLCVARDGKTVIDNLDVTLSGGERVALIGPNGAGKSTLLRMLTGFLAPDRGECRLGDRVLSAWPREQLARRRAVMRQQNNLTFAQSAQSVVAMGRAPWPETQTSQIVAEVMQLTGCDSLAQRDYRQLSGGEQQRVQLARVLAQLWQEGRPRGWLFLDEPTSALDLFWQQQTLRLLRQLTRTGDLTVCTVLHDLNLASLWADRILLLHAGRLVAQGSPQTVMTEKTLTRWYQADLQVVAHAGNGKPHIQLRV from the coding sequence ATGGAAAGGTTAGAGGCGACGGGACTCTGTGTGGCGCGCGACGGCAAAACCGTTATCGATAATCTTGACGTTACGCTGTCAGGTGGAGAGCGGGTGGCGCTCATCGGGCCTAACGGCGCAGGTAAATCAACACTGTTGCGGATGCTGACCGGATTTTTAGCGCCCGATCGGGGTGAGTGCCGGCTGGGCGATCGTGTGTTGTCCGCATGGCCGCGTGAGCAGCTGGCGCGACGCCGGGCCGTGATGCGGCAGCAGAACAACCTGACCTTTGCCCAGTCGGCGCAATCGGTAGTGGCGATGGGCCGTGCGCCGTGGCCTGAGACGCAGACGTCGCAGATTGTGGCTGAAGTCATGCAACTGACCGGCTGTGATTCGCTGGCGCAGCGCGATTACCGCCAGCTCTCCGGCGGTGAACAGCAGCGGGTGCAGCTGGCGCGGGTGCTGGCGCAGCTCTGGCAGGAGGGAAGACCGCGCGGCTGGCTGTTTCTGGATGAGCCGACCTCGGCACTGGATCTCTTCTGGCAGCAGCAGACTCTGCGTTTATTACGCCAGCTGACGCGCACGGGTGATCTCACCGTCTGCACCGTGTTACATGACCTTAATCTGGCGTCATTATGGGCCGATCGCATACTGCTGCTGCACGCGGGCAGACTGGTGGCTCAGGGTTCACCGCAGACGGTGATGACTGAAAAGACGCTGACGCGCTGGTATCAGGCTGATTTGCAGGTGGTGGCACATGCCGGGAACGGGAAGCCACATATCCAGCTGCGGGTTTAG
- a CDS encoding ornithine decarboxylase, giving the protein MTPLKIAASAAVAPSLTLNTARDVVTLDNTDFTDVAAVVVSLADTRSGVLALLRHTGFNLPVFVANAFEEEVMHLPGVSGELNGEPQEWLALEAAAQAYEAALLPPFFETLTRYVDMQNSTFACPGHQGGAFFKKHPAGKQFYDFYGENVFRSDMCNADVKLGDLLIHEGSAKDAQKYAAKVFNADKTYFVLNGTSSANKVVTNALLTRGDLVLFDRNNHKSNHHGALIQAGATPVYLEAARNPFGFIGGIDAHCFDEAYLREQVAVVAPQRAEEARPFRLAIIQLGTYDGTVYNARQVVDRIGHLCDYILFDSAWLGYEQFIPLMEGCSPLTLDLNENDPGIFVTQSVHKQLAGFSQTSQIHKKDNHIRGQRRFCPHKRLNNAFMLHASTSPFYPLFAALDINARMHQGEAGRRMWDECVTLGIEARKAILERCEMILPFVPETVDGQRWQDAPVETIARDLRYFSFEPQAKWHGFAGYARDQYRVDPCKLLLTTAGIDAASGEYSDFGIPATILANYLRENGIVPEKCDLNSILFLLTPAESPEKMANLVAMLAQFEQHVKEDAPLAEVLPTIYRKNAERYAGYTLRRLCQEMHDLYVSHNVKDLQRLMFRAAEFPPVSVNPQDAHQAYIRGEVELVPIAEAAGRVAAEGALPYPPGVLCVVPGEIWGGAVQRYFLALEEGLNLLPGFSPELQGVYTEEDEQGRKYLVANMMVGR; this is encoded by the coding sequence ATGACTCCACTGAAAATTGCTGCCAGCGCCGCTGTCGCGCCCAGCCTGACCCTCAACACCGCGCGTGACGTAGTGACGCTGGATAACACTGATTTTACGGATGTGGCTGCGGTCGTCGTCTCGCTGGCGGATACCCGCAGCGGCGTGCTGGCGCTGCTGCGTCACACCGGCTTTAATCTGCCGGTATTTGTCGCGAATGCGTTTGAAGAAGAGGTGATGCACCTGCCCGGCGTCAGCGGTGAGCTGAATGGCGAGCCACAGGAGTGGCTTGCGCTGGAAGCAGCTGCGCAGGCGTATGAAGCGGCGCTGCTGCCACCTTTTTTCGAAACGCTGACCCGCTATGTCGATATGCAAAACAGCACCTTTGCCTGTCCCGGACATCAGGGCGGCGCGTTCTTTAAAAAGCATCCGGCAGGCAAACAGTTTTATGACTTTTATGGCGAGAATGTTTTCCGCTCTGACATGTGCAACGCCGACGTCAAACTGGGCGATCTGCTGATTCATGAAGGCTCGGCTAAAGATGCGCAGAAGTATGCGGCAAAGGTGTTTAACGCCGATAAAACCTACTTTGTGCTCAACGGCACCTCAAGCGCCAATAAAGTGGTGACCAATGCGCTGCTGACCCGCGGCGATCTGGTGCTGTTTGACCGTAACAATCATAAGTCGAACCATCATGGCGCGCTGATTCAGGCGGGCGCGACCCCTGTTTATCTTGAAGCAGCACGTAACCCGTTCGGCTTTATTGGCGGCATTGACGCGCACTGCTTTGATGAGGCTTATCTGCGTGAGCAGGTCGCGGTCGTCGCCCCTCAGCGCGCAGAAGAGGCGAGGCCTTTCCGTCTGGCGATTATCCAGCTCGGCACCTACGATGGCACGGTCTACAACGCCCGCCAGGTGGTGGATCGCATCGGCCATCTGTGTGATTACATCCTGTTTGATTCCGCGTGGCTCGGCTATGAGCAGTTCATCCCCCTGATGGAAGGCTGTTCGCCGCTGACCCTGGATCTGAATGAAAACGATCCTGGCATTTTTGTCACCCAGTCCGTGCATAAGCAGCTGGCGGGTTTTTCGCAGACTTCGCAGATCCACAAAAAAGATAATCACATTCGCGGACAGCGGCGCTTCTGCCCGCACAAGCGTCTGAATAACGCCTTTATGCTGCACGCTTCCACCAGCCCGTTTTATCCGCTGTTTGCCGCACTGGATATCAACGCCAGAATGCATCAGGGCGAAGCGGGGCGTCGCATGTGGGATGAGTGCGTCACGCTGGGTATTGAGGCGCGTAAAGCGATCCTCGAACGCTGTGAAATGATCCTGCCGTTTGTGCCGGAAACGGTAGATGGACAGCGCTGGCAGGATGCGCCAGTTGAGACGATCGCCCGCGATCTGCGTTATTTCAGCTTTGAACCGCAGGCGAAGTGGCACGGTTTCGCCGGTTACGCGCGCGATCAGTATCGGGTCGATCCCTGCAAGCTGCTGCTGACCACGGCAGGGATCGATGCGGCCAGCGGGGAATACAGTGATTTCGGGATCCCGGCCACCATTCTGGCTAACTACCTGCGTGAGAACGGCATCGTGCCGGAGAAGTGCGATCTCAACTCGATCCTGTTTCTGCTGACTCCGGCTGAGAGCCCGGAGAAGATGGCGAATCTGGTGGCGATGCTGGCGCAGTTTGAGCAGCACGTTAAAGAGGATGCGCCGCTGGCCGAAGTGCTGCCGACGATTTACCGCAAAAACGCCGAACGTTATGCCGGGTATACCCTGCGTCGTCTCTGTCAGGAGATGCATGACCTTTACGTCAGTCATAACGTGAAGGATCTGCAGCGCCTGATGTTCCGCGCCGCCGAGTTCCCGCCGGTCAGCGTAAATCCGCAGGATGCACATCAGGCTTATATTCGCGGCGAAGTGGAGCTGGTACCTATCGCCGAGGCCGCAGGACGTGTCGCTGCGGAAGGCGCGCTGCCTTATCCACCGGGTGTGCTGTGCGTCGTGCCAGGCGAAATCTGGGGCGGCGCGGTGCAGCGTTACTTCCTGGCGCTGGAGGAGGGACTTAATCTGCTGCCGGGCTTCTCGCCGGAGCTGCAGGGCGTTTACACCGAAGAGGATGAGCAGGGACGTAAGTATCTGGTGGCCAATATGATGGTGGGGCGCTGA
- the trmB gene encoding tRNA (guanosine(46)-N7)-methyltransferase TrmB, whose protein sequence is MINDVITPEFDENGRPLRRIRSFVRRQGRLTKGQQQALDTLWPVMGVEYQPEPVDLPALFGREAPVTLEIGFGMGASLVTMAQNTPHQNFLGIEVHAPGVGACLAAAKEADVQNLRVMCHDAVEVLEKMIPDNSLRMVQLFFPDPWHKARHNKRRIVQVPFAELVMRKLKLGGVFHMATDWEAYAEHMLEVMNSIDGYRNQSEQQNYVPRPETRPLTKFEQRGQRLGHGVWDLMFERVK, encoded by the coding sequence ATGATTAATGACGTCATCACCCCAGAATTTGATGAGAACGGGCGGCCATTGCGCCGGATCCGCAGCTTTGTGCGCCGCCAGGGTCGCTTAACAAAAGGCCAGCAGCAGGCGCTGGATACCCTGTGGCCGGTCATGGGGGTGGAATATCAGCCTGAGCCTGTCGATCTGCCCGCGCTGTTTGGCCGCGAAGCTCCGGTGACGCTGGAGATTGGCTTTGGCATGGGCGCATCGCTGGTGACCATGGCGCAGAACACGCCACATCAGAACTTCCTGGGTATTGAAGTGCATGCGCCGGGCGTGGGTGCCTGTCTGGCCGCCGCCAAAGAAGCCGATGTGCAGAACCTGCGGGTCATGTGCCACGACGCCGTGGAAGTGCTGGAGAAAATGATTCCGGATAACTCGCTGCGCATGGTTCAGCTCTTCTTCCCCGACCCGTGGCATAAAGCACGTCACAATAAACGCCGTATCGTCCAGGTGCCGTTCGCCGAACTGGTGATGCGTAAACTGAAGCTGGGCGGCGTTTTCCACATGGCGACCGACTGGGAAGCCTACGCGGAGCATATGCTGGAAGTGATGAACAGCATCGATGGCTATCGCAACCAGTCAGAACAACAGAATTACGTGCCGCGTCCTGAGACGCGTCCACTGACCAAGTTTGAGCAGCGCGGGCAGCGTTTAGGCCATGGCGTATGGGATTTAATGTTTGAGAGGGTGAAATAA
- a CDS encoding DUF2884 domain-containing protein produces MMRKALLAVLLVAATQAQAAYECSVKPQDDVVIKPQSVQVVGANGNMEISPQGDVQFNGQKVSLDIAERQKAIDYQNALRRDLPWIDSGATSRLEKGRAALDRVIVEKLGTDSNVRNRLTTLNGQLKQQMNRIIEHREDGLTFHHQAIDQVRAEGERLVQSTLGGVMQDSLNEMGSKQGSGGSNPLQAIMGNLGGLQQSIQAEWSKQEQDFQNFGHEVCNRVISLEDQRKQLTGALKK; encoded by the coding sequence ATGATGCGTAAAGCGCTTCTTGCTGTGCTGCTGGTGGCAGCAACTCAGGCTCAGGCAGCCTACGAATGCAGCGTTAAGCCGCAGGACGATGTGGTGATTAAACCGCAGAGCGTGCAGGTGGTCGGTGCTAACGGCAATATGGAAATCTCGCCGCAGGGCGACGTGCAGTTCAATGGCCAGAAAGTTTCGCTGGATATCGCTGAACGTCAGAAAGCTATCGACTATCAGAACGCGCTGCGTCGCGATCTGCCTTGGATCGACAGCGGAGCGACATCTCGTCTGGAGAAAGGACGTGCGGCACTGGATCGGGTCATCGTTGAAAAACTGGGCACCGACAGCAACGTGCGTAATCGCCTGACCACGCTGAATGGCCAGCTGAAACAGCAGATGAACCGCATCATTGAACACCGTGAAGACGGTCTGACGTTCCACCATCAGGCGATCGATCAGGTGCGCGCAGAAGGCGAAAGGCTGGTGCAGTCAACGCTGGGCGGCGTGATGCAGGACAGTCTGAATGAGATGGGCAGTAAGCAGGGCAGTGGCGGCAGTAATCCGCTGCAGGCGATTATGGGCAATCTGGGCGGTCTGCAACAGTCGATTCAGGCTGAGTGGAGTAAGCAGGAGCAGGATTTCCAGAACTTCGGACATGAAGTGTGTAATCGCGTTATTTCGCTGGAAGATCAGCGTAAACAGCTTACCGGCGCACTGAAAAAATAA
- a CDS encoding CinA family protein: MAKSLDQTAEQLGNILLSSGLHLTTAESCTAGLISMTLAAVESSGDFYTSGFVTYSENAKIRLLGVHPDTLKQHTAVSEQTAREMVQGACARSGEPVGLSITGYAGPDGGEDGTPAGTIWFGWVLPDGRDEAECHQFSGDPKSVMEQGTQFALEGLIKRLQRASR; the protein is encoded by the coding sequence ATGGCAAAATCATTAGATCAAACCGCTGAGCAACTGGGTAACATTTTACTCTCCTCCGGACTTCATCTGACGACCGCCGAATCCTGTACCGCCGGGTTGATCAGCATGACGCTGGCCGCGGTGGAAAGCAGCGGCGACTTCTATACCAGCGGCTTCGTGACCTACAGCGAAAATGCCAAAATCCGCCTGCTGGGCGTGCATCCTGATACGCTGAAACAGCACACGGCGGTGAGCGAGCAGACGGCGCGTGAAATGGTACAGGGAGCCTGCGCCCGCTCAGGTGAACCGGTAGGGTTATCGATTACCGGCTATGCCGGACCCGATGGCGGCGAAGATGGCACGCCAGCGGGCACTATCTGGTTTGGCTGGGTATTGCCGGACGGCAGGGACGAGGCGGAGTGTCATCAGTTCAGCGGCGATCCGAAATCCGTGATGGAGCAGGGCACGCAGTTCGCGCTGGAAGGGTTGATCAAACGGCTGCAGCGAGCCAGTCGATAA
- a CDS encoding hemin-degrading factor — protein sequence MNPIYQHYLALKSEHPKKYARDLATLIGISEAELCEARIGVDAVALKHDFPALLKALGAVGETKSITRNAYAVHEHLGEYQNVQIGAHGGLVLNPRALDLRLFVGQWFSAFALQESGAQGVRHSIQVFDRHGDAVLKVYVTEQTNMAAWHALIADFTDAAAMPLVVEPVTAATQTETIDATAIDREWRAMTDVHQFFALLKRHQVSRPQAFSAVGEDLAWQTGNDALERVLQMAQQAGNEIMIFVGNRGCTQIFTGQVEKLVPMDNWLNIFNPRFTLHLMADQISESWVTRKPTGDGFVTSLELFAADGTQIAQLYGQRTEGTPEQACWREQVNALRTPGAAA from the coding sequence ATGAATCCGATTTATCAGCACTATCTCGCCCTGAAGAGTGAACATCCGAAGAAATATGCCCGCGATCTGGCCACACTGATCGGTATCAGCGAAGCAGAACTGTGTGAAGCGCGTATCGGCGTTGATGCCGTGGCGCTGAAACACGATTTTCCGGCGCTGCTGAAGGCGCTGGGTGCGGTCGGCGAGACCAAAAGCATTACCCGTAACGCTTATGCGGTGCATGAGCATCTGGGCGAATATCAGAATGTGCAGATCGGCGCACATGGCGGCTTGGTGCTGAATCCCCGGGCGCTCGACCTGCGTCTGTTTGTCGGACAGTGGTTCAGCGCCTTTGCCCTGCAGGAGTCGGGCGCACAGGGCGTACGTCACAGCATTCAGGTCTTCGATCGTCACGGCGATGCGGTGCTGAAAGTTTACGTTACGGAGCAGACCAACATGGCGGCATGGCACGCGCTGATCGCTGACTTCACTGACGCCGCTGCGATGCCGCTGGTGGTTGAGCCGGTTACCGCTGCTACTCAGACAGAGACCATTGATGCCACCGCGATTGACCGTGAATGGCGCGCTATGACCGATGTTCATCAGTTTTTTGCCCTGCTGAAGCGTCATCAGGTGTCCCGACCGCAGGCATTCAGCGCAGTGGGTGAGGATCTCGCCTGGCAGACCGGCAACGATGCGCTTGAGCGTGTCCTGCAGATGGCACAACAGGCGGGCAACGAAATTATGATTTTTGTCGGCAACCGTGGCTGTACCCAGATTTTCACCGGCCAGGTAGAGAAGCTGGTACCTATGGATAACTGGCTCAACATCTTCAATCCCCGCTTCACGCTGCACCTGATGGCGGACCAGATCAGCGAAAGCTGGGTTACACGCAAACCCACCGGCGATGGCTTTGTGACCAGCCTGGAACTGTTCGCCGCCGACGGCACGCAGATCGCCCAGCTCTATGGACAGCGTACGGAAGGCACGCCAGAACAGGCCTGCTGGCGTGAGCAGGTGAACGCACTCCGTACGCCAGGAGCGGCGGCATGA
- the mutY gene encoding A/G-specific adenine glycosylase, which yields MMQAPQFAQQVLDWYQRFGRKTLPWQLEKTPYKVWLSEVMLQQTQVATVIPYFERFMARFPTVTDLAAAPLDEVLHLWTGLGYYARARNLHKAAKQIVEVHRGEFPRNFDDVSALPGVGRSTAGAILSLSLGQHFPILDGNVKRVLARCYAVSGWPGKKEVEKRLWQISEEVTPAEGVSQFNQAMMDLGAIVCTRSKPKCEICPLNSGCEAYASSSWASYPGKKPKQVLPERSGWFLMMQDGDDVWLEQRPPVGLWGGLFCFPQFTTEAALNDWLAARGIHAKPQQLTAFRHTFSHFHLDIVPMWLSWPSAGAAMDEAGGLWYNLALPPSVGLAAPVERLLHELRHPRQLALDSCEINEEE from the coding sequence ATGATGCAAGCGCCGCAGTTCGCGCAACAGGTGCTGGACTGGTATCAGCGCTTTGGTCGCAAAACCCTGCCGTGGCAGCTGGAGAAAACGCCTTATAAGGTGTGGCTCTCCGAAGTGATGCTACAGCAAACCCAGGTTGCCACGGTTATTCCCTATTTTGAACGCTTCATGGCGCGCTTCCCCACGGTCACCGATCTCGCTGCGGCGCCGCTGGATGAGGTGCTGCATCTCTGGACCGGCCTCGGCTATTACGCCCGTGCGCGTAATCTGCATAAAGCGGCAAAGCAGATTGTCGAGGTTCACCGGGGCGAATTCCCGCGTAATTTCGATGATGTTTCTGCCCTGCCCGGCGTTGGCCGCTCAACGGCAGGTGCGATCCTGTCGCTGTCTTTGGGTCAGCATTTCCCGATTCTGGATGGCAACGTCAAGCGCGTGCTGGCCCGCTGCTATGCCGTCAGCGGCTGGCCGGGTAAAAAAGAGGTCGAGAAACGGCTGTGGCAGATCAGCGAAGAGGTCACACCCGCCGAGGGCGTCAGCCAGTTTAATCAGGCGATGATGGATCTGGGTGCGATTGTCTGTACCCGCTCTAAGCCGAAGTGTGAAATCTGTCCGCTGAACAGCGGCTGTGAGGCGTACGCCAGCAGCAGCTGGGCAAGCTATCCCGGCAAAAAGCCTAAGCAAGTGCTGCCGGAGCGCAGCGGCTGGTTCCTGATGATGCAGGATGGCGATGATGTCTGGCTGGAGCAGCGCCCGCCTGTGGGATTGTGGGGCGGTCTGTTCTGCTTCCCGCAGTTCACCACCGAAGCGGCGCTGAATGACTGGCTGGCGGCGCGTGGCATCCATGCAAAACCGCAGCAGCTTACCGCGTTTCGTCACACCTTCAGTCATTTCCATCTCGATATCGTGCCAATGTGGCTGTCGTGGCCTTCTGCCGGGGCGGCGATGGATGAAGCAGGCGGTCTCTGGTATAACTTAGCGCTGCCACCATCTGTGGGATTAGCTGCACCCGTTGAGCGCCTGTTACACGAGCTGCGCCATCCCCGACAACTGGCTTTGGACAGTTGTGAGATTAATGAGGAAGAGTAA
- a CDS encoding heme/hemin ABC transporter substrate-binding protein: protein MKYLSLLWLLLTLPSLAAERVVSIGGDVTRIIYALDAQSQLVARDSTSLRPAQAARLPDVGYMRQLNAEGILALKPTLVLASAQAKPSLVLQQIARAGVRVVTVSGDNSLQAIPQKIITVGQALQRESEAQALAQQIMQQIRQLPQQSLPVKVLYIMANSGMKTMAAGNQTAADGAIRSAGLENAMGSVPHYQALSQEGVIAAAPDLVVIGEDGLKTLGGEAQLWQLPGLALTPAGQQHRLLIIDTQALLGFGLDTPQAIVKLRQAAESLNHD, encoded by the coding sequence ATGAAATACCTGAGTCTGTTGTGGCTGCTGCTGACGCTGCCCTCACTGGCTGCTGAGCGGGTGGTGTCAATTGGGGGTGACGTCACCCGGATTATCTACGCGCTGGATGCTCAGTCACAGCTGGTGGCGCGCGACAGCACCAGCCTGCGTCCGGCGCAGGCTGCCCGGCTGCCGGACGTGGGCTACATGCGCCAGCTGAATGCCGAAGGTATCCTGGCGCTAAAGCCGACACTGGTGCTCGCCAGCGCGCAGGCAAAGCCGTCGCTGGTACTGCAACAGATTGCCCGCGCGGGCGTCAGGGTGGTGACGGTCAGCGGCGACAACAGTCTGCAGGCGATCCCGCAGAAAATTATCACGGTGGGGCAGGCGCTGCAGCGTGAAAGCGAAGCGCAGGCACTGGCGCAGCAAATAATGCAGCAGATTCGCCAGTTGCCACAGCAATCGCTGCCGGTGAAGGTGCTCTACATCATGGCAAACAGCGGCATGAAAACGATGGCGGCCGGAAATCAGACCGCAGCCGACGGCGCTATTCGCAGCGCCGGGCTGGAGAATGCCATGGGTTCGGTGCCGCACTATCAGGCGCTGTCGCAGGAAGGCGTGATCGCCGCCGCGCCGGATCTGGTGGTGATCGGCGAGGATGGACTGAAAACCCTGGGTGGTGAAGCGCAGCTGTGGCAGTTACCCGGCCTGGCGCTGACGCCAGCCGGGCAGCAGCATCGTCTGCTGATCATTGATACCCAGGCGCTGCTGGGATTTGGCCTTGATACGCCGCAGGCAATAGTGAAATTGCGGCAGGCTGCGGAATCGCTGAACCATGATTAA
- a CDS encoding MDR family oxidoreductase — protein MFKALVIENDEQGYRSLLKDLSESQLPDYDVTLDVSYSSLNYKDALAICNKGPIVRQFPMVPGIDFVGRVTASRHPDWKEDDVALLTGWGAGEKQWGGLAQKASISGDWLVRVPASLSPLQTMAIGTAGLTAMLCVMALEKQGITPEHGPVLVTGASGGVGSYSVSLLARLGYQVIASSGRASDHAYLIDTLGAASVINREELSHPGKPLAKERWAAAIDSVGSHTLANVLAGIQRDGVVAACGMAQGLDLPASVAPFILRGITLAGVDSVMCPKPLRQQAWQRLGELLDSDRLSKLSRVIPLSEAREGAQALLDGSVQGRLIVDCR, from the coding sequence ATGTTCAAGGCACTGGTCATTGAAAATGACGAACAAGGTTACCGTTCCCTGCTGAAAGATCTCTCCGAATCCCAACTGCCCGACTACGATGTCACGCTCGACGTCAGCTACTCATCCCTGAACTATAAAGATGCACTGGCTATCTGCAATAAAGGCCCGATTGTGCGCCAGTTTCCGATGGTGCCAGGTATCGATTTTGTCGGCCGCGTGACGGCCAGCCGCCATCCCGACTGGAAAGAGGATGATGTGGCGCTGCTGACGGGCTGGGGCGCAGGCGAAAAACAGTGGGGCGGTCTGGCGCAGAAAGCCAGCATCAGCGGCGACTGGCTGGTGCGTGTGCCCGCTTCTCTTAGCCCGCTGCAAACCATGGCCATCGGCACAGCAGGGCTGACCGCAATGCTCTGCGTCATGGCGCTGGAAAAACAGGGCATCACGCCCGAACATGGCCCCGTGCTGGTGACCGGTGCCAGTGGCGGCGTCGGCAGCTACAGCGTCAGCCTGCTGGCGCGTCTGGGTTATCAGGTCATCGCCTCCAGCGGTCGGGCCAGCGACCATGCGTATCTTATCGATACGCTGGGCGCGGCATCGGTGATTAATCGCGAAGAGCTTTCCCATCCCGGTAAGCCGCTGGCAAAAGAGCGCTGGGCCGCCGCGATAGACAGCGTCGGCAGTCACACTCTGGCGAACGTGCTGGCCGGTATTCAGCGTGATGGCGTGGTGGCTGCCTGCGGTATGGCGCAGGGACTCGACCTGCCCGCCAGCGTCGCGCCTTTTATTTTGCGTGGCATCACGCTGGCGGGTGTCGACAGCGTGATGTGTCCGAAGCCGCTTCGTCAGCAGGCGTGGCAGCGGCTCGGCGAGCTGCTGGATAGCGATCGGCTCAGCAAACTGAGCCGGGTGATCCCGCTGAGTGAAGCCAGAGAAGGTGCGCAGGCATTGCTGGATGGCAGCGTACAGGGTCGTCTGATTGTCGACTGCCGTTAA